From the genome of Arthrobacter sp. ERGS1:01:
CCCTCGATGTGTGGGACCAGCACATGGCCGACGCAGCGGCGAAACTGCTCGAGGCCCGGCTCGATTTGCTCAACCGGCTGCGCCCGCACATGTCCGAGGCCTACGCCCAATTGACGGACGGCTCCAAATTGCTGCGGGCGGTCTACCGCAGCAGCCTTGACGCGGAACTTGACGACGCCGGCCTGCCGGGCACCGCCGTCGAGCCGGAGGACCTGTCCCTGAGCAGCCTGGACGAGCTCCGGGAAAAATACGTTGCGGCCCTGGCTGCCTCACGGACCCGGGAATTGGAACGCGGCATGTCGCTGGTGGGTCCGCACCGCGACGAACTCGAGCTTTTGCTCGGCGCGGCACCGGCCCGCGGGTATGCTTCGCACGGCGAATCGTGGTCGGTGGCGCTGGCCCTGCGGCTCGCATCCTTCCACGTGTTGGGGGAGGACGACCACATCGCCGGAAACCAGCCAATCCTGATCCTCGATGACGTTTTTGCCGAATTGGACACCCAACGGAGGCGAAAGCTGGCAGCCATGGTCGCCACGGCCGAACAGGTCCTGGTGACGGCCGCGGTGGGCGAGGACATTCCGGCCGAACTGGTGGGGGCGCAGCTTCAGGTGATTCCGGGCGCCGTGGTGTCCCATGCCGACTGAGCAGCCCCCCAGTAGTGGCGTTCCGCACGACGCCACCGGCAAGAAAAGCCGCCTGGCCGCGCAGGCACAAGACCATGTGACCGAAGTCGATGCGCCCCAGGCCGCCCTGAACAGGATGCGCGGCATCGCCAAAAGCCGCGGCGAATTGCGGATTCCGCGCAGCCGGCTCGGCGAAAAGGCCACCCCGAAGGCGAAGCGGCAGCCGTTCCTTGACGTCAAGGATGGCGGCCGGGACCCCCTGGGGTTGGGCAATGTTGTCAGCCGGCTTGTCTCGGACCGGGGATGGAGCTCGCCGCTGGCGGTTGGTTCGGTCATGGCGCAGTGGGACACCTTGGTGGGGGCGGACATCGCCGCGCACTGCCAGCCCGAAAGTTTTGAGGTCACCACCTTGCACGTGCGGTGTGACTCAACGAGCTGGGCCACCCAGTTGCGGCTGCTTTCGTCGTCGCTGCTTGCCAAGTTTGACGCCGAACTGGGCGCCGGCGTGGTGACCAAGATCCTGGTCCTGGGACCCACGGCTCCGAGCTGGCGAAAGGGCTTCCGAAGCGTCAAGGGCCGGGGACCGCGGGATACCTACGGATAGACGCAGCAAATTTTCCCGCCGGGACTATGAAAGCGCGTCAGCGCCTTTGAAACCCCCAACGGCGTACAGCTCCTCATCCGGGGACTCTTTATTGCGTCCTGAGCCGGTTTTCGTGCGTCTCAGGGCACAATTAGCGGCCATTGTTGCTCTCGGCAAGGTAGAATCGGAAGCAGGACCGTCTCTGAGCGGCGCTACAGCACGCCTTGTAGTGACCTCGGGAGCGGTATTTATCTGCCTTCCAAGGGTGAAAAGGTGCACGGGACAGCTGTCTCCGTGACAATGCCCGTCGTCGGCAATCGAGCGAACAATAAAGGGGTCGAACGCGCCTGTGACTACGAATAATCCGGAGCAGCCGGACAACGCGATTAAT
Proteins encoded in this window:
- a CDS encoding DUF721 domain-containing protein; its protein translation is MPTEQPPSSGVPHDATGKKSRLAAQAQDHVTEVDAPQAALNRMRGIAKSRGELRIPRSRLGEKATPKAKRQPFLDVKDGGRDPLGLGNVVSRLVSDRGWSSPLAVGSVMAQWDTLVGADIAAHCQPESFEVTTLHVRCDSTSWATQLRLLSSSLLAKFDAELGAGVVTKILVLGPTAPSWRKGFRSVKGRGPRDTYG
- the recF gene encoding DNA replication/repair protein RecF (All proteins in this family for which functions are known are DNA-binding proteins that assist the filamentation of RecA onto DNA for the initiation of recombination or recombinational repair.); amino-acid sequence: MFLEHLSLTDFRSYEHIDLALKPGVTVLVGSNGLGKTNLVESIGYLSTLSSHRVSADGPLLRFGTERALIRAQLVRGEQKVMVEVEINASRANRARINRANPIRARDVLGICRTVIFAPEDLALVKGDPSSRRRFLDELLVVLLPKHAATRSEYDRVLKQRNALLKSARAAHFSRNGVGEGHLSTLDVWDQHMADAAAKLLEARLDLLNRLRPHMSEAYAQLTDGSKLLRAVYRSSLDAELDDAGLPGTAVEPEDLSLSSLDELREKYVAALAASRTRELERGMSLVGPHRDELELLLGAAPARGYASHGESWSVALALRLASFHVLGEDDHIAGNQPILILDDVFAELDTQRRRKLAAMVATAEQVLVTAAVGEDIPAELVGAQLQVIPGAVVSHAD